A portion of the Lolium rigidum isolate FL_2022 chromosome 1, APGP_CSIRO_Lrig_0.1, whole genome shotgun sequence genome contains these proteins:
- the LOC124687516 gene encoding GTP-binding protein 4-like isoform X2, producing the protein MRAAAGGRAFQLHLLCPRRPWRPPSSPSAATAPLSHSTRAGCLHRRHPSRGFLPTLEPGVSTVYMFRRVHTATSSVSLDDRSQAGLTDGSNGDIVHKSEMVGAFQKIPMVMPATDILMSAQRKSRNVPPTKGITNIAKRERNKGAKQLDALMKELSVPLRTYTENFPRRRDLHPYERSLIELTFGEGYYEKVLGRVDALRKKINSVGKQHASVCAKSLTKREAEERLCEGRKELEEVFQRGQHAVEDLINVAKALRSMPVVDPHIPTLCLVGSPNVGKSSLVRILSTGKPEVCSYPFTTRGILMGHIVSNHERFQVTDTPGLLTRHDDDRNNIEKLTLAVLSYLPIAVLYVHDLSEDCGTKVADQYITYKHIKERFGDRLWINVISKCDLLDKAVPSNFDYDDDEVRRYRMFGPEDAIRVSVQSQVGTEEKAKSLSRLMIVPLCLF; encoded by the exons atgcgaGCAGCAGCAGGCGGCCGCGCCTTCCAGCTCCACCTCCTCTGCCCGCGCCGGCCATGGAGACCTCCTTCTTCTCCCAGCGCCGCAACCGCACCTCTCTCCCACTCTACTCGCGCGGGGTGCCTCCACCGACGTCACCCCTCCAGAG GTTTTTTGCCAACTCTGGAGCCGGGAGTTTCTACAGTCTACATGTTCCGCCGGGTCCATACTGCAACATCTAGTGTTTCCTTAGATGACAGGTCACAAGCAGGATTAACAGATGGTTCAAAT GGAGATATTGTGCACAAGAGTGAGATGGTTGGTGCATTTCAAAAAATTCCGATGGTGATGCCTGCAACTGATATACTTATGTCAGCACAAAGGAAATCAAGAAATGTACCACCCACAAAGG GTATAACAAACATTGCCAAGCGTGAACGGAACAAAGGAGCAAAACAACTTGATGCCTTAATGAAA GAACTTTCTGTGCCACTGAGAACGTACACGGAGAACTTTCCTAGGAGGAGAGATTTGCATCCTTATGAGAGATCTCTAATTGAGTTGACTTTTGGGGAGGGATATTATGAAAAG GTACTTGGACGAGTGGATGCTCTCAGAAAAAAGATAAATTCTGTTGGGAAGCAACATGCTTCTGTCTGCGCTAAG TCATTGACGAAGCGTGAAGCAGAGGAGCGACTCTGTgag GGCCGGAAGGAACTTGAGGAAGTTTTCCAGCGTGGTCAGCATGCAGTTGAAGATTTAATAAATGTTGCAAAG GCTTTGCGTTCTATGCCAGTTGTTGATCCACATATACCAACGCTTTGTCTTGTTGGATCACCCAACGTGGGGAAATCATCATTAGTTCGCATATTATCAACCGGAAAACCCGAG GTCTGCAGCTACCCTTTCACAACAAGAGGCATTCTAATGGGTCATATTGTATCCAATCATGAACGTTTTCAG GTTACTGACACTCCGGGACTTCTTACGAGACATGACG ATGACAGGAATAACATCGAGAAATTGACACTCGCTGTCCTTTCTTACTTACCAATTGCTGTCCTGTATGTTCACGATCTATCTGAAGACTGTGGGACTAAGGTGGCTGATCAG TACATCACATACAAGCATATAAAGGAACGATTCGGTGATCGCCTCTGGATCAACGTCATATCCAAATGCGATCTTCTGGACAAGGCCGTACCCTCCAACTTTGACTATGATGACGACGAAGTAAGGAGATACAGAATGTTTGGACCAGAAGACGCCATCCGAGTATCTGTGCAGAGCCAAGTTGGCACAGAAGAG AAAGCCAAGAGTTTATCCAGACTGATGATCGTCCCTCTCTGCCTCTTCTAG
- the LOC124687516 gene encoding GTP-binding protein 4-like isoform X1, which yields MRAAAGGRAFQLHLLCPRRPWRPPSSPSAATAPLSHSTRAGCLHRRHPSRGFLPTLEPGVSTVYMFRRVHTATSSVSLDDRSQAGLTDGSNGDIVHKSEMVGAFQKIPMVMPATDILMSAQRKSRNVPPTKGITNIAKRERNKGAKQLDALMKELSVPLRTYTENFPRRRDLHPYERSLIELTFGEGYYEKVLGRVDALRKKINSVGKQHASVCAKSLTKREAEERLCEGRKELEEVFQRGQHAVEDLINVAKALRSMPVVDPHIPTLCLVGSPNVGKSSLVRILSTGKPEVCSYPFTTRGILMGHIVSNHERFQVTDTPGLLTRHDDDRNNIEKLTLAVLSYLPIAVLYVHDLSEDCGTKVADQYITYKHIKERFGDRLWINVISKCDLLDKAVPSNFDYDDDEVRRYRMFGPEDAIRVSVQSQVGTEELKERVHHLLTSQMSRIKDGKSEDEIQGTDSTVRRLT from the exons atgcgaGCAGCAGCAGGCGGCCGCGCCTTCCAGCTCCACCTCCTCTGCCCGCGCCGGCCATGGAGACCTCCTTCTTCTCCCAGCGCCGCAACCGCACCTCTCTCCCACTCTACTCGCGCGGGGTGCCTCCACCGACGTCACCCCTCCAGAG GTTTTTTGCCAACTCTGGAGCCGGGAGTTTCTACAGTCTACATGTTCCGCCGGGTCCATACTGCAACATCTAGTGTTTCCTTAGATGACAGGTCACAAGCAGGATTAACAGATGGTTCAAAT GGAGATATTGTGCACAAGAGTGAGATGGTTGGTGCATTTCAAAAAATTCCGATGGTGATGCCTGCAACTGATATACTTATGTCAGCACAAAGGAAATCAAGAAATGTACCACCCACAAAGG GTATAACAAACATTGCCAAGCGTGAACGGAACAAAGGAGCAAAACAACTTGATGCCTTAATGAAA GAACTTTCTGTGCCACTGAGAACGTACACGGAGAACTTTCCTAGGAGGAGAGATTTGCATCCTTATGAGAGATCTCTAATTGAGTTGACTTTTGGGGAGGGATATTATGAAAAG GTACTTGGACGAGTGGATGCTCTCAGAAAAAAGATAAATTCTGTTGGGAAGCAACATGCTTCTGTCTGCGCTAAG TCATTGACGAAGCGTGAAGCAGAGGAGCGACTCTGTgag GGCCGGAAGGAACTTGAGGAAGTTTTCCAGCGTGGTCAGCATGCAGTTGAAGATTTAATAAATGTTGCAAAG GCTTTGCGTTCTATGCCAGTTGTTGATCCACATATACCAACGCTTTGTCTTGTTGGATCACCCAACGTGGGGAAATCATCATTAGTTCGCATATTATCAACCGGAAAACCCGAG GTCTGCAGCTACCCTTTCACAACAAGAGGCATTCTAATGGGTCATATTGTATCCAATCATGAACGTTTTCAG GTTACTGACACTCCGGGACTTCTTACGAGACATGACG ATGACAGGAATAACATCGAGAAATTGACACTCGCTGTCCTTTCTTACTTACCAATTGCTGTCCTGTATGTTCACGATCTATCTGAAGACTGTGGGACTAAGGTGGCTGATCAG TACATCACATACAAGCATATAAAGGAACGATTCGGTGATCGCCTCTGGATCAACGTCATATCCAAATGCGATCTTCTGGACAAGGCCGTACCCTCCAACTTTGACTATGATGACGACGAAGTAAGGAGATACAGAATGTTTGGACCAGAAGACGCCATCCGAGTATCTGTGCAGAGCCAAGTTGGCACAGAAGAG CTAAAGGAAAGAGTGCATCATCTGCTAACCTCTCAGATGTCTCGGATCAAAGATGGCAAGAGCGAGGATGAAATTCAGGGAACAGATAGCACTGTCCGTCGGTTGACTTAG